From the Castor canadensis chromosome 9, mCasCan1.hap1v2, whole genome shotgun sequence genome, one window contains:
- the Drd5 gene encoding D(1B) dopamine receptor — protein sequence MLPPGRNGTSYSVRSGTQEQLAQGGATRGSAGTATLGPAQVVTASLLTVLIVWTLLGNVLVCVAIVHSRHLRAKMTNIFIVSLAVSDLFVALLVMPWKAVAEVAGYWPFGAFCDVWVAFDIMCSTASILNLCIISLDRYWAISRPFRYERKMTQRVALVMVGLAWTLSILISFIPVQLHWHRDKAGSWGGVDFPSNQANGTSWEEPGEPEVRAENCDSSLNRTYAISSSLISFYIPVAVMIVTYTRIYRIAQAQIRRIASLERAAEHAQSCRSRAACEPNTSLRVSIKKETKVFKTLSVIMGVFVCCWLPFFILNCMVPFCSGGDAEGLRAGFPCISETTFDVFVWFGWANSSLNPIIYAFNADFRKVFAQLLGCSHLCSRTQVETVNICNEVISYNQDTAFHREIAAACVHVIPNAVEPGDGEVDNEEEEEGSFDRMPHISQQSPHVDPAAESLWELDCEGEISLGKIIPLTPNGSH from the coding sequence ATGCTGCCGCCGGGGCGCAATGGCACTTCGTACTCGGTGCGCTCCGGGACTCAGGAGCAGCTGGCACAGGGGGGTGCCACGCGGGGTTCGGCGGGGACAGCGACGCTGGGGCCCGCGCAGGTGGTCACCGCCAGCCTCCTGACAGTACTCATCGTCTGGACCCTTCTTGGCAACGTGCTGGTGTGCGTGGCCATCGTGCACAGTCGCCACCTGCGCGCCAAGATGACCAACATCTTCATCGTGTCTCTGGCCGTATCCGACCTTTTCGTGGCGCTGCTGGTCATGCCTTGGAAGGCGGTCGCCGAGGTGGCCGGTTACTGGCCCTTTGGGGCGTTCTGTGACGTGTGGGTGGCCTTCGACATTATGTGCTCTACCGCCTCCATTCTGAACCTATGCATCATCAGCCTGGACCGCTACTGGGCCATCTCCAGGCCCTTCCGCTACGAGCGCAAGATGACCCAGCGTGTGGCCTTGGTCATGGTGGGCTTGGCCTGGACCTTGTCCATCCTCATCTCCTTCATTCCGGTCCAGCTCCATTGGCACAGGGACAAGGCGGGCTCCTGGGGCGGGGTGGACTTTCCATCCAACCAAGCCAATGGGACTTCCTGGGAGGAACCCGGGGAGCCTGAGGTGAGGGCAGAGAATTGTGACTCCAGCCTGAACCGAACTTACGCCATCTCCTCTTCGCTCATCAGTTTCTACATCCCGGTGGCCGTCATGATCGTGACCTACACGCGCATCTACCGCATCGCGCAGGCGCAGATCCGCAGGATCGCCTCGCTGGAGAGGGCCGCGGAGCACGCGCAGAGCTGCCGGAGCCGCGCGGCCTGCGAGCCCAACACCAGCTTGCGAGTTTCCATCAAGAAAGAGACCAAGGTCTTCAAGACCCTGTCGGTGATTATGGGGGTCTTCGTGTGCTGCTGGCTGCCCTTCTTCATCCTTAACTGCATGGTTCCCTTCTGCAGCGGTGGAGATGCAGAGGGCCTCAGGGCCGGCTTCCCCTGCATCAGCGAGACCACCTTCGACGTCTTCGTGTGGTTCGGCTGGGCCAACTCCTCGCTCAATCCCATCATCTACGCTTTCAACGCCGACTTCCGGAAGGTGTTCGCCCAGCTGCTGGGCTGCAGCCACCTCTGCTCCCGCACCCAGGTGGAGACCGTGAACATCTGCAACGAAGTCATCTCTTACAACCAAGACACCGCCTTCCACAGAGAGATCGCAGCTGCCTGTGTCCACGTGATCCCCAACGCCGTGGAACCTGGCGACGGGGAGGTGGacaatgaggaggaggaggagggctctTTCGATCGTATGCCCCACATCTCTCAGCAGTCCCCACATGTTGACCCCGCAGCTGAGTCTCTCTGGGAACTGGACTGTGAAGGGGAGATTTCATTAGGCAAAATCATACCTCTTACCCCAAATGGATCCCACTAA